One Augochlora pura isolate Apur16 chromosome 10, APUR_v2.2.1, whole genome shotgun sequence DNA window includes the following coding sequences:
- the LOC144475861 gene encoding uncharacterized protein LOC144475861 isoform X1, with product MAGGRNNNKRSGNLDRTHQWHCCHQPYASVVPELPSSITFKKYQLAEKNRIVAKSLSDLQNNIWRIFTDSLYCDLNIIHGYNIIRTNQCVVQTRAPHFYKVLQPYFIYANNHIDCILDKPGIFHHIQGFVRRLYSNTNLLQEEQILVELISNVTYTSKLVNASRVNVTFNIDKRYADCTKTDCSSTVKFRNARNVEEYVAADVSPTLSDMADSGLETGSVSPHENTASENSSTDFEELQVTEYTSTNEEFDKIRVRCVNNRDQKVVVDSDRYDSANNYNSTCHIRDLVESGLMECASNDHSATCSSVDAEQPHLDSSSSSAENAQKAKLHTDEIFQYENQVLSDPFYESDCGSDENELFEFVDLGNASSVSTDVEKESTKGESTEKPQEEKKLANHDYCQGGTAQSENARLEESREAPKQKSSCSTSNYYFIDASTLSDEVVVPTSKVTKNLCPEEKPQLYSSYPSEYAANKSKSNDSGEEQCYKFTSVRTSNLQSGHERVAEFERELKLTEYLEPLTDTRKIRRTDSTSEDKINISAEMNKESLVVEIKEADSGESSHPSPYPDNNKNMNNDRHVVSRTNTDTDDSVNLASSKGEIIEKTNDKDPNFAEDTRPPSLIRRNTFELDSNDEKLSVLRQEYERRQGTLVFQNAIPQYSGHRVDGDSCFIPPDEPSISMSNVLNKFTIDVPISSATQYHAMPYLSLDNGKYEVDQVSAESVSSQKNDGKTSVTYPVTKSASDKMVMNYDAEADNGSSSCSNSLPVTLNCILEKDTKADILKKTAKNIKCDETTPIISGGVSTSDYSKPTDSPTVRRKTESTPIVSGGSVIMNEPEVRVKSARMSSSMTAWVVDMSDCNKNDPKPTSNSHVGMSQSFSTSECVKKPIIRKTSSHEKHGSLGFFVNLKDMDRKPIIQQQQQQQQICPPQKRDQQDGSKSYCEFYVDMSAANSASKIKKIETEDSAAKPDKVVEGADKKNIFSMFIDLNDPPTSAETIVQATHRRSFSTFYDKRVEFKSDDTNSNESTTTTTTTTTTTTTTKEDQSLSDQKCVREKAKPSVFMYIESDSPVVRRRTLSTSRPTFKRHSWNVDKTQGANTNNGHIAKEIIFRKEHKRAHSLSVDRGDLKKVQAKPSSSSHSLSDAIKPECGSQRNSKLLKEGNGALSNMDTSSEDAFEYDTRDTPPNSHVEVINEELRVSVKEHDYTELKADRIGDNVNTTDPKTYEDEFSEPSAWEKTCTESTEGQTRKSETFDISSGSGPSPDSDNHDYELSELLNGEVPNIDRAQAVPAVGNKISETHKSLNETIKKIESEFKGPDYEKPGTTYDNRNVTSKKSDRVMGLNLKTTASTFVRLSDLDKTPVASHASDTLVVKEDRTAYRMCNSIPETSWIESKLVMSRTNGSVRPLPRKFTSIMSTSLPSKQKSPLEDLTGEYDGEGIISESDLSSMQSSMGRSGAEGSTEETETSSLAGGRPYNRLGEDLLRMFLEEINPDVTIDVAGRRIRAHKCILSSRCQYFAAILSGGWIESAGNVISLQGYSYDAVHFALCHIYSGESNIPDSISIVELATLADMLCLEGLKEVIGYTLKVKYCHLFHKPCQVCAVGVLECMPLAAAYGLDEVYRKSLRWVTRHFVRIWPCKAFATLPRELMEKCYHQHIVHMSTDNVLQTMMDCDKLLATLPNVRWAEPVFRMVSNLLETSVKFLSENFSGVLGNENFQSLGRELTWNISRLEDNFLAAAEQLPPEQACKSYSKLHKMLASVQVDETQEKTKWGPLFVDFLKKIQSRVEKCLVRDATRAARTTTWLKMDLELRRRIQELACLVILPHETVKRQSRHSNFVKEPKLAPNRSTANRSLDLKRVKMVISKHNDRTLKQMVTIQQTKKVLNKPKSDPLERKVQEDKPPAPAETSRPKSWPNKVEVKSRYLEPRNKSVPKETMQPPQLQEKVLVPQRRKIMISSSDSSRTSSPAMKRATDKKPLAKIKLRIKKDVKALSSDSLTDPNSTKTTNAKDSISKSCGITRPESPSFKQKNAEIGLSVDSLAESKNKPATVTKKKTTKMDTSMSTDSLMTEITTTPKSNVSNKLSPTLGKTLSKTQAYDKIKKSSPPMQQRSPLTATRRPLKSLESSTAASRSRAAAISAYHGSPSLRRNLLDAAKTPDIPSKLLNNVSSKVATTRPVAQSAISHPNLKREKKEGLPNQQGSESPSKRSSPISSGAYKVNKSAVTSKRTTNIKAPSDEKVKNKCHNGEIAKQPTVGSRSGTFLKDEPTILKKADIKSSQINT from the exons ATGGCTGGAGGCAGGAACAACAACAAGCGAAGTGGAAATTTAGACAGAACACATCAATGGCACTGTTGCCATCAACCGTATGCTTCTGTCGTGCCTGAACTTCCTTCAAGCATCACATTTAAAAAGTATCAGCTTGCTGAGAAGAATCGCATTGTTGCAAAAAGTCTTAGCgatctacaaaataatatttggag aatatttacGGACTCCTTGTATTGTGATCTTAACATAATACAtggatataatataatacgaacAAACCAGTGTGTCGTTCAAACCAGAGCACCACATTTTTATAAGGTTCTTCAaccttattttatatacgcTAATAATCATATTGATTGCATCCTTGATAAACCAGGAATTTTTCATCATATTCAAGGCTTTGTGAG GCGTTTGTATAGCAATACAAATTTGTTGCAAGAAGAGCAGATATTGGTGGAACTCATTTCGAATGTTACTTATACATCGAAACTTGTGAACGCATCTCGCGTTAATGTTACTTTCAACATCGACAAAAg ATATGCAGATTGCACAAAAACAGATTGCAGTTCAACGgtaaaatttagaaatgcAAGAAACGTAGAGGAGTACGTTGCTGCGGATGTAAGTCCCACTTTATCCGATATGGCTGATTCTGGTTTAGAAACTGGTTCTGTAAGTCCACACGAAAACACGGCATCCGAAAATTCGAGTACCGACTTCGAAGAATTACAAGTCACTGAATATACATCTACAAACGAAGAGTTTGATAAGATACGCGTTAGGTGCGTCAACAATAGAGACCAGAAGGTAGTCGTTGATTCGGATCGCTATGATTCGGCCAATAATTACAATAGCACATGCCATATAAGAGACTTGGTGGAGTCAGGATTGATGGAATGTGCTTCAAATGACCATAGCGCAACATGTTCTTCCGTTGATGCAGAACAACCGCATCTAGATTCCTCTAGTTCATCAGCAGAGAACGCTCAGAAGGCAAAATTGCACAcggatgaaatttttcaatatgaaAATCAAGTCCTCAGCGATCCATTTTACGAATCGGACTGCGGCAGTGATGAGAACGAATTGTTTGAATTTGTTGATCTTGGCAATGCATCTTCTGTAAGTACCGATGTGGAGAAGGAATCGACTAAAGGAGAATCCACTGAGAAGCCGCAAGAGGAAAAGAAACTGGCCAATCATGATTACTGTCAAGGTGGAACTGCACAATCAGAAAATGCAAGGCTCGAAGAATCTCGTGAAGCGCCGAAACAGAAAAGTTCCTGTAGCACAAGCAACTATTACTTTATCGATGCCTCGACCCTTAGCGACGAAGTTGTGGTACCAACTTCGAAGGTAACCAAAAATCTATGTCCCGAAGAGAAGCCGCAATTGTATTCTTCCTATCCTTCCGAATATGCCGCAAACAAAAGCAAATCAAACGATTCTGGCGAGGAGCAATGCTACAAATTTACATCCGTTAGAACTAGTAATCTGCAAAGTGGGCATGAAAGGGTGGCAGAGTTTGAGAGAGAATTGAAGCTAACGGAATATCTGGAACCGCTTACGGATACAAGAAAGATAAGAAGAACCGATTCAACATCggaagataaaattaatataagcGCCGAAATGAACAAAGAGTCTTTAGTTGTAGAAATTAAAGAAGCTGACAGCGGTGAGAGCTCACACCCGTCTCCTTATCCCgacaataataagaatatgAATAACGATCGACATGTTGTGTCGCGAACGAATACCGACACTGATGATTCTGTGAACTTAGCAAGCAGCAAAGGAGAAATTATCGAGAAAACCAATGATAAAGATCCAAACTTTGCAGAGGACACCCGACCACCCTCTCTTATCAGGAGAAACACATTCGAGTTAGATTCTAATGACGAGAAGTTGTCGGTGTTGAGACAAGAGTATGAACGACGGCAAGGCACTTTGGTATTCCAAAATGCTATACCTCAATATTCAGGACATCGCGTCGATGGCGATTCATGTTTCATCCCACCAGACGAACCCTCTATTTCCATGAGTAATGTGCTCAACAAATTTACTATAGATGTTCCAATCTCATCTGCTACTCAATATCATGCGATGCCATATCTGTCATTAGACAATGGAAAATACGAGGTTGACCAGGTGTCGGCAGAGTCTGTCAGTTCTCAGAAAAACGACGGTAAAACTAGCGTAACTTATCCAGTAACTAAAAGTGCCAGCgataaaatggtaatgaacTACGACGCAGAGGCGGACAATGGATCGAGCAGTTGTAGCAATAGTCTGCCAGTGACGTTGAATTGCATATTGGAAAAGGACACTAAAGCGGATATCTTGAAAAAGACTGCGAAGAATATTAAGTGTGACGAGACTACACCTATTATTTCGGGTGGAGTTAGCACGTCCGACTATTCGAAACCTACCGATAGTCCTACTGTGCGACGGAAAACGGAATCTACACCTATTGTTTCAGGAGGTTCTGTCATCATGAACGAACCTGAAGTAAGAGTGAAATCAGCGAGAATGTCTTCTTCAATGACTGCATGGGTTGTCGATATGAGcgattgcaacaaaaatgatcCGAAACCAACGTCAAATTCCCATGTAGGCATGTCCCAAAGTTTTTCAACTTCTGAATGCGTCAAAAAACCAATAATAAGGAAAACAAGTAGTCATGAAAAGCACGGTAGCTTGGGATTCTTTGTTAACTTGAAAGATATGGATCGCAAGCCAATTATtcaacagcagcaacagcaacagcagaTTTGTCCACCACAGAAAAGAGATCAACAAGATGGTAGCAAATCCTATTGCGAATTTTACGTTGACATGTCTGCAGCGAATAGCGCATCGAAGATCAAGAAGATTGAAACGGAGGACTCTGCTGCCAAGCCTGACAAGGTCGTTGAAGGAGcggataaaaagaatatattctCTATGTTCATTGACTTAAATGATCCACCTACGAGCGCAGAAACCATTGTACAGGCAACGCACAGAAGAAGTTTTTCCACATTTTATGATAAACGTGTGGAATTCAAATCAGACGATACTAATTCGAACGAGAgcactactactactactactactactactactactactactactaaaGAAGACCAATCGTTGAGTGATCAAAAATGCGTTAGGGAGAAAGCCAAACCGAGTGTGTTTATGTACATAGAGTCTGATTCTCCAGTAGTTAGAAGAAGGACTTTGTCCACGTCACGACCCACGTTCAAACGACATTCCTGGAATGTCGATAAGACCCAAGGTGCTAATACCAATAATGGACAtattgcgaaagaaattatattcagGAAAGAGCACAAACGAGCGCATAGTCTCTCTGTAGACCGTGGAGATTTGAAAAAAGTACAAGCCAAGCCTAGTTCTTCGAGTCATTCTTTGAGCGACGCGATAAAACCTGAATGCGGCTCTCAAAGAAACTCGAAACTTCTGAAGGAAGGTAACGGAGCCTTGAGTAATATGGATACATCCTCGGAGGACGCCTTTGAATACGACACGAGAGATACGCCCCCAAATTCTCACGTCGAAGTAATCAACGAAGAACTTCGTGTAAGCGTAAAGGAACATGACTATACAGAGTTGAAAGCCGATCGAATTGGAGATAACGTTAACACTACCGATCCCAAGACGTACGAAGATGAATTTTCAGAGCCCTCCGCGTGGGAGAAAACTTGTACAGAGAGCACCGAAGGACAAACGCGTAAAAGCGAAACATTTGATATTAGTAGCGGTAGCGGACCATCTCCCGACAGCGATAACCATGATTACGAACTATCGGAATTATTGAACGGTGAAGTGCCAAATATCGATCGAGCACAAGCAGTGCCTGCTGTAGGTAATAAGATATCTGAAACGCATAAATCGTTGAATGAAACGatcaagaaaattgaaagcgAGTTCAAGGGTCCAGATTATGAAAAGCCAGGGACAACGTACGATAATCGTAATGTTACGTCGAAAAAAAGTGACAGAGTTATGGGACTTAATTTGAAGACGACGGCATCTACCTTTGTTCGGCTATCGGATTTGGATAAGACACCTGTAGCGTCCCACGCGTCGGACACTTTGGTCGTAAAAGAAGATAGAACTGCGTATCGAATGTGCAACAGCATCCCAGAAACATCCTGGATCGAGAGTAAGTTGGTCATGTCTAGGACAAATGGTTCGGTTAGGCCGTTGCCCAGAAAATTTACATCGATCATGAGCACCTCTTTACCGTCCAAACAAAAATCTCCTCTGGAAGACCTAACGGGAGAATACGATGGCGAAGGTATTATATCGGAATCCGATTTAAGTAGTATGCAGAGTAGCATGGGTCGTTCCGGGGCAG aaggAAGCACGGAGGAAACGGAAACGTCGAGTTTAGCAGGAGGAAGGCCATACAACCGATTAGGAGAAGATTTATTAAGGATGtttttggaagaaattaatccGGATGTTACAATCGATGTTGCTGGTCGCCGTATAAGAGCACACAAATGCATATTGAGTTCCCGTTGTCAATACTTTGCAGCAATTCTTAGTGGAGGATGGATTGAAAGTGCAGGAAATGTTATTTCTTTGCAAGGATACTCTTACGATGCCGTACACTTTGCTTTATGCCACATTTACAGTGGAGAAAGTAACATACCAGATTCCATAAGTATAGTAGAATTAGCGACATTGGCTGACATGCTGTGTCTGGAAGGTCTCAAAGAAGTTATAGGGTATACACTCAAAGTGAAATATTGCCACCTGTTTCATAAG CCTTGCCAAGTATGCGCTGTGGGTGTCTTGGAGTGTATGCCTTTAGCAGCAGCCTATGGCCTGGACGAAGTGTATCGGAAATCTCTTCGTTGGGTTACAAGACATTTTGTACGAATATGGCCATGCAAAGCGTTTGCAACTCTTCCAAGAGAGCTGATGGAAAAATGTTATCACCAACATATTGTGCACATG TCGACGGACAATGTGCTTCAAACTATGATGGATTGCGATAAACTTCTTGCAACCCTGCCAAACGTTCGTTGGGCAGAACCAGTGTTTAGGATGGTTTCGAATTTGCTAGAAACGTCGGTCAAGTTTTTATCAGAGAATTTCTCAGGGGTATTGgggaatgaaaattttcagtCTCTTGGCCGAGAATTGACATGGAACATCAGTCGATTGGAAGACAACTTTTTGGCTGCTGCGGAACAATTGCCTCCCGAACAAGCGTGTAAAAGTTATTCAAAGTTGCATAAAATGTTGGCGTCGGTGCAAGTCGACGAAACTCAGGAAAAAACCAAATGGGGTCCTTTATTCGttgattttcttaaaaaaatacagagtCGTGTTGAAAAGTGTTTAGTCAGAGACGCGACTCGAGCAGCAAGAACCACAACATGGTTAAAAATGGATTTAGAATTGCGTCGTAGAATACAGGAGTTGGCTTGCCTTGTCATTCTACCTCATGAAACTGTGAAACGCCAGTCAAGACATTCTAACTTTGTTAAA gAACCTAAATTAGCGCCGAATCGATCAACGGCGAATCGCAGTTTGGATTTGAAGCGTGTAAAAATGGTTATATCCAAACACAACGATAGAACTTTGAAACAAATGGTAACTATACAACAAACGAAGAAAGTACTTAACAAGCCTAAAAGCGATCCATTGGAACGTAAAGTGCAAGAAGATAAACCTCCAGCTCCTGCAGAAACATCAAGACCTAAATCATGGCCGAATAAAGtcgaa GTAAAGTCAAGGTACTTAGAGCCTAGAAATAAATCTGTTCCCAAAGAAACCATGCAACCACCGCAGCTGCAGGAGAAGGTATTGGTACCGCAACGACGAAAGATAATGATTTCATCTTCAGACTCGTCTCGAACATCTAGTCCCGCAATGAAACGCGCTACAGATAAGAAGCCACTGGCGAAGATAAAGTTACGTATAAAAAAGGACGTAAAAGCTCTTTCCTCCGATAGTTTAACCGACCCCAATTCGACTAAGACGACCAATGCGAAGGATTCGATTAGCAAAAGTTGTGGCATCACGCGTCCAGAATCGCCATCTTTCAAACAAAAAAATGCTGAGATAGGTTTGTCTGTGGATTCGCTAGCGGAATCAAAGAATAAGCCTGCTACGGttacaaaaaagaaaaccaCTAAAATGGATACCTCGATGTCCACGGATAGTCTTATGACCGAGATAACGACCACGCCTAAATCGAACGTATCAAACAAACTGTCACCGACTCTAGGTAAAACGTTGAGCAAAACGCAAGCTTATGacaagataaaaaaaagttcaCCACCTATGCAGCAAAGAAGTCCGTTGACGGCAACACGGAGGCCTCTCAAATCTTTGGAGAGTTCAACGGCTGCTAGTAGAAGCAGAGCAGCAGCTATAAGCGCTTACCACGGCTCGCCTAGTTTACGAAGAAATCTTCTCGATGCCGCAAAGACACCGGATATCCCAAGTAAGTTATTGAATAACGTGTCTAGTAAAGTCGCGACTACGCGGCCGGTTGCACAGTCCGCGATCAGTCATCCTAAtctgaaaagagaaaagaaagaaggatTACCGAATCAGCAGGGTTCGGAAAGCCCTAGCAAAAGATCTTCCCCAATATCATCTGGCGcatataaagtaaataaatctgCGGTTACCAGTAAAAGGACGACTAATATTAAGGCTCCGAGCGATGAAAAGGTTAAAAATAAGTGCCATAACGGGGAAATTGCGAAGCAACCTACGGTGGGTTCCAGATCAGGCACCTTTCTAAAAGACGAACCCACAATACTTAAAAAAGCTGATATTAAATCTTCACAGATCAATACTTAA